From Candidatus Aminicenantes bacterium, one genomic window encodes:
- a CDS encoding SLBB domain-containing protein, with amino-acid sequence PTAVNNVETLANIPAIIRRGADWFRKIGNEKCPGTKVFTILGHVEYPGLIEVEMGTPLREIIFSFGGGMKGGKIFKAALLGGAAGVFLSEGLLDVKMDFENLKESKAVLGSGAVLVMNEGTSIVDMLFSIVKFFAHESCGQCAPCRIGTQQILQIVYRIRQGSGKVGDLETLLNLAEVMVQSSLCPLGQSLIMPIKSALGNFHAEFAANLSNLKQINLVK; translated from the coding sequence ACCGACGGCGGTCAATAACGTTGAAACCCTGGCCAATATCCCGGCTATAATCAGACGCGGCGCCGACTGGTTCCGTAAAATAGGCAACGAAAAATGTCCGGGCACCAAGGTCTTCACCATCCTCGGCCATGTGGAATACCCGGGGTTGATCGAAGTGGAGATGGGCACGCCGTTGCGCGAAATTATTTTTTCCTTCGGCGGCGGCATGAAAGGCGGCAAAATATTCAAAGCCGCCCTGCTCGGCGGCGCGGCCGGCGTCTTTCTTTCGGAGGGTTTGCTCGATGTGAAAATGGATTTTGAAAACCTGAAGGAAAGCAAGGCCGTGCTGGGTTCAGGCGCCGTGCTGGTGATGAACGAAGGCACGTCGATAGTCGACATGCTGTTTTCGATCGTGAAATTTTTCGCCCATGAATCGTGCGGCCAGTGCGCGCCCTGCCGCATCGGCACGCAGCAGATTCTGCAGATTGTCTATCGCATCCGCCAGGGCTCCGGCAAGGTCGGCGACCTGGAAACCCTGCTCAACCTGGCCGAAGTCATGGTCCAGTCGTCGCTCTGCCCGCTGGGCCAGTCGCTGATCATGCCGATCAAGAGCGCCCTGGGCAATTTCCATGCGGAATTTGCCGCTAATCTTAGTAACTTAAAGCAAATTAACTTGGTAAAATAA